The Xanthomonas sp. DAR 34887 genome has a segment encoding these proteins:
- the pyrH gene encoding UMP kinase gives MSQLAYRRILLKLSGEALMGDGDYGIDPKVINRLAHEVIEAQQAGAEVALVIGGGNIFRGAGLAAGGMDRVTGDHMGMLATVINALAMQDALEKLGAKVRVMSAIKINDVCEDFIRRRAIRHLEKGRIAIFAAGTGNPFFTTDSGAALRAIEIGADLLLKATKVDGVYDKDPKKHADAVRFDSLTYDEVIARNLEVMDTAAFALARDSDLPLRIFNMGQPGELLKILHGAEIGTLVKGRG, from the coding sequence ATGTCCCAGCTCGCCTATCGCCGCATCCTGTTGAAACTTTCCGGCGAAGCGCTGATGGGGGATGGGGATTACGGCATCGACCCCAAGGTCATCAATCGCCTCGCCCATGAAGTGATCGAGGCGCAGCAGGCCGGCGCCGAAGTGGCGCTGGTGATCGGCGGCGGCAACATCTTCCGCGGCGCCGGCCTGGCCGCCGGCGGCATGGACCGGGTCACCGGCGACCACATGGGCATGCTGGCCACCGTCATCAACGCGCTGGCGATGCAGGACGCGCTGGAAAAGCTCGGCGCCAAGGTGCGGGTGATGAGCGCGATCAAGATCAACGACGTGTGCGAGGACTTCATCCGCCGCCGCGCGATCCGCCACCTGGAAAAGGGCCGCATCGCGATCTTCGCCGCCGGCACCGGCAACCCGTTCTTCACCACCGACTCCGGCGCGGCGCTGCGCGCGATCGAGATCGGCGCCGACCTGCTGCTGAAGGCGACCAAGGTCGACGGCGTGTACGACAAGGACCCGAAGAAGCACGCCGACGCGGTGCGCTTCGACAGCCTGACCTACGACGAAGTGATCGCGCGCAACCTGGAAGTGATGGACACCGCGGCCTTCGCGCTGGCCCGCGACAGCGACCTGCCGCTGCGCATCTTCAACATGGGCCAGCCCGGCGAACTGCTGAAGATCCTGCACGGCGCGGAGATCGGCACGCTGGTGAAGGGTCGGGGCTGA
- a CDS encoding HDOD domain-containing protein: MRPELEAILAHSRNLPSPPGIALRIIDLAQDPDVDLATTADTIAMDMALSARMLRIANSPLYASRRRIDNLGQALTMLGLNAALSLALGFSMVQSLRDGAGAGDLQERVWRRSVLSALASRLLGQAMGLRKQEELMLAGLLQDMGALALLHICHDDYAPLLREAGGSGSETLVAMERERLGCDHAEVGAWLAQKWKLPAYLQRSIGHSPGSEQASDTFGKCVLLSGSIADIWLSSDVDAARGVAMERAYRELQLDSRRFDEVIAGMAEALPVIGPIFDVRIAQPERIDAIISHARELMVLRNLRQIQEATLARHQADESEHRARRLAEQASRDALTGVYNRHQLDVLLNQQFDLASRHDWPLSIAFIDLDDFKKINDAHGHLIGDQVLRAFAQALQPLLRSSDTVARFGGEEFLVLLPNTSEEAALGVIQRILLDIAQRPMVELQSGPLYISFSAGVATQGGRERFGTAQELLQAADDMLYSSKHGGRNRVTARSFRDTLA, translated from the coding sequence ATGCGCCCTGAACTCGAAGCCATCCTGGCTCACTCCCGAAACCTGCCCTCGCCGCCCGGGATTGCGCTGCGCATCATCGACCTGGCGCAGGATCCGGACGTCGATCTGGCCACCACCGCCGACACCATCGCGATGGACATGGCATTGAGCGCGCGCATGCTGCGCATCGCCAATTCGCCGCTGTACGCCAGCCGGCGCCGCATCGACAACCTCGGCCAGGCGCTGACCATGCTCGGGCTCAACGCCGCGCTGAGCCTGGCGCTGGGCTTTTCGATGGTGCAGAGCCTGCGCGACGGCGCCGGTGCCGGCGACCTGCAGGAACGGGTCTGGCGGCGCAGCGTGCTGTCGGCGCTGGCCAGCCGTCTGCTCGGCCAGGCCATGGGCCTGCGCAAGCAGGAGGAACTGATGCTGGCCGGCCTGCTGCAGGACATGGGCGCGCTGGCCCTGCTGCACATCTGCCACGACGACTACGCGCCGCTGTTGCGCGAAGCCGGCGGCAGCGGCAGCGAGACCCTGGTCGCCATGGAACGCGAGCGGCTCGGCTGCGACCACGCCGAGGTCGGCGCCTGGCTGGCGCAGAAGTGGAAGCTGCCCGCCTACCTGCAGCGCAGCATCGGCCACAGCCCCGGCAGCGAACAGGCCTCGGACACCTTCGGCAAATGCGTGCTGCTGTCCGGCAGCATCGCCGACATCTGGCTGAGCAGCGACGTCGACGCCGCGCGCGGCGTGGCGATGGAGCGCGCCTATCGCGAGCTGCAACTGGACAGCCGCCGCTTCGACGAAGTGATCGCCGGCATGGCCGAGGCCCTGCCGGTCATCGGCCCGATTTTCGACGTGCGCATCGCGCAGCCGGAGCGGATCGACGCGATCATCAGCCATGCCCGCGAATTGATGGTGCTGCGCAATCTGCGCCAGATCCAGGAAGCCACCCTCGCCCGGCACCAGGCCGACGAATCGGAACACCGCGCGCGCCGCCTGGCCGAACAGGCCAGCCGCGACGCGCTGACCGGCGTGTACAACCGGCACCAGCTGGACGTCCTGCTCAACCAGCAGTTCGACCTGGCCAGCCGCCACGACTGGCCGCTGTCGATCGCCTTCATCGACCTGGACGACTTCAAGAAGATCAACGACGCCCACGGCCACCTGATCGGCGATCAGGTGCTGCGCGCGTTCGCCCAGGCGTTGCAACCGCTGCTGCGCAGCAGCGACACCGTGGCGCGCTTCGGTGGCGAGGAGTTCCTGGTGCTGTTGCCCAATACCAGCGAGGAAGCCGCGCTGGGCGTGATCCAGCGCATCCTGCTCGACATCGCGCAGCGGCCGATGGTCGAACTGCAGAGCGGGCCGCTGTACATCAGCTTCTCCGCCGGCGTCGCCACCCAGGGCGGGCGCGAGCGCTTCGGCACCGCACAAGAGCTGCTGCAGGCGGCCGACGACATGCTCTACAGCTCCAAGCACGGCGGCCGCAATCGCGTCACCGCGCGCTCGTTTCGCGACACCCTGGCCTGA
- the tsf gene encoding translation elongation factor Ts gives MEITASLVKELRERTGAGMMECKKALTENAGHIDNAAEWLRKSGLAKADKKADRVAAEGRIAMAQDGGKAVLVEINSETDFVAKDNNFLAFTEAVAQAALNSGAADAEALKSAKLPGGETVEEARAAVIAKVGENVQVRRLARIDSANNVAAYVHGGRIGVLVEVKGGDIELARGIAMHIAAMNPPHVKASDVPAEFVAKEKEIELAKMSEKDKAKPADILEKIISGKIAKIVNEVTLYGQPYVLNTDQTVEQAVKAAGADVVGFQRLAVGEGIEKVVEDYAAEVMKQAGLA, from the coding sequence GTGGAAATCACTGCTTCCCTGGTCAAGGAACTGCGCGAGCGCACCGGCGCCGGCATGATGGAGTGCAAGAAGGCGCTCACCGAGAATGCCGGCCATATCGACAACGCCGCCGAGTGGCTGCGCAAGTCGGGCCTGGCCAAGGCCGACAAGAAGGCCGACCGCGTCGCCGCCGAAGGCCGCATCGCGATGGCCCAGGACGGCGGCAAGGCCGTGCTGGTCGAGATCAACTCCGAGACCGACTTCGTCGCCAAGGACAACAACTTCCTGGCCTTCACCGAAGCCGTGGCCCAGGCCGCGCTGAACTCCGGCGCCGCGGACGCCGAGGCACTGAAGAGCGCCAAGCTGCCCGGCGGCGAGACCGTCGAGGAAGCCCGCGCCGCGGTCATCGCCAAGGTCGGCGAGAACGTGCAGGTGCGCCGCCTGGCGCGCATCGACAGCGCCAACAACGTCGCCGCCTACGTGCACGGCGGCCGCATCGGCGTGCTGGTCGAGGTCAAGGGCGGCGACATCGAGCTGGCCCGCGGCATCGCCATGCACATCGCGGCGATGAACCCGCCGCACGTGAAGGCGTCCGACGTCCCGGCCGAGTTCGTGGCCAAGGAAAAGGAAATCGAGCTGGCCAAGATGTCGGAAAAGGACAAGGCCAAGCCGGCCGACATCCTGGAGAAGATCATCAGCGGCAAGATCGCCAAGATCGTCAACGAAGTCACCCTGTACGGCCAGCCCTACGTGCTGAACACCGACCAGACCGTGGAGCAGGCGGTGAAGGCCGCCGGCGCCGACGTGGTCGGGTTCCAGCGCCTGGCCGTGGGCGAAGGCATCGAGAAGGTGGTGGAAGACTACGCCGCCGAAGTGATGAAGCAGGCCGGCCTGGCCTGA
- the rpsB gene encoding 30S ribosomal protein S2: MPQVTMRQMLEAGVHFGHQTRYWNPKMAPYIFGARGKIHIINLEKTVPLFNDAMNFISSVAQKRGTILFLGTKRSARDSVREEAERCGQPFMTQRWLGGTLTNFRTVKQSVARLKELESAETDGTFDKLVKHEVLTLRREREKLLASLGGIKEMNRLPDALFVIDIGHEDIAIKEAKKLGIPVIAVVDTNYNPELVDYAIPGNDDAIRAVQLYARAAADAVLEGKAAAPNAASVREEEFSEAGDDKGRGPRKNGKKAEEAAPAAE, from the coding sequence ATGCCCCAAGTCACCATGCGTCAGATGCTGGAAGCCGGCGTCCACTTCGGCCACCAGACCCGCTACTGGAACCCCAAGATGGCGCCGTACATCTTCGGCGCGCGCGGCAAGATCCACATCATCAACCTCGAGAAGACGGTTCCGCTGTTCAACGATGCGATGAACTTCATCTCCAGCGTCGCGCAGAAGCGCGGCACCATCCTGTTCCTGGGCACCAAGCGCAGCGCCCGCGACTCGGTGCGGGAAGAAGCCGAGCGTTGCGGCCAGCCGTTCATGACCCAGCGCTGGCTGGGCGGCACGCTGACCAACTTCCGCACCGTCAAGCAGTCGGTGGCGCGCCTGAAGGAGCTGGAATCGGCCGAAACCGACGGCACCTTCGACAAGCTGGTCAAGCACGAAGTGCTGACCCTGCGCCGCGAGCGCGAGAAGCTGCTGGCCTCGCTGGGCGGCATCAAGGAAATGAACCGCCTGCCCGACGCGCTGTTCGTCATCGACATCGGCCATGAAGACATCGCCATCAAGGAAGCCAAGAAGCTCGGCATCCCGGTGATCGCGGTGGTCGACACCAACTACAACCCGGAACTGGTGGACTACGCCATCCCGGGCAACGACGACGCCATCCGTGCCGTGCAGCTGTACGCCCGCGCCGCCGCCGACGCCGTGCTGGAAGGCAAGGCCGCCGCGCCGAACGCCGCCAGCGTGCGCGAGGAAGAGTTCAGCGAAGCCGGCGACGACAAGGGCCGCGGCCCGCGCAAGAACGGCAAGAAGGCCGAAGAAGCCGCTCCCGCCGCCGAGTAA